Genomic segment of Arachis hypogaea cultivar Tifrunner chromosome 11, arahy.Tifrunner.gnm2.J5K5, whole genome shotgun sequence:
GCACTATCTTGCTACAATCTGAGACATTGTTGCTTCGTTAACCGAATAATGTTCTTGCTTCATAACAAATTCACCGTGCTCCTGCATGTCTTTTTCTCTTGAAAACGCTGGCTTCTTTGGTGTAGCAAGAACAGTTTCACTTCTTAACATAGAAGAAATTTCCAACACAGAAGGCCTGTCATTGGCATCTTCTTGCACACATAATAGACCTATTTGTATGCACCTCAATATTTTGCAGCCTGAAGCTGTGTCATCAAGAAAAGGATCCGCAAACTCCATGCCTCTTCCTTCTTTCCACAATTCATAAGCCTGAAGAAACCAATTCCTCATTAGTCACAACCATGGACTTCTTCATTAAAATCAAACGAAACTATATAAAACATTAATCACATGCTATAGATAGTATCTTTACTTACATATTCCATCAAGGTTAAGTTTTCGTGCTCGCCATAATATCTTGTTACTTTGCCACCTATAATCTGCAGAAGTAGAACTCCAAAGCTATACACATCGGATTTTACTGAATACAAGCCTTTTTTAAGGTATTCAGGAGAGACATAACCACTGCATTAGAGAAAGAAAAGCAATATGATGCATTAGAAAGCTAGATGGAAAGAAAAAATCTTCTAGAGGAAATGTTTTAATTAGGTCCAATAAAAAGCTTACTATGTTCCAACAATCTTAGCCGTGTTTGcttcttgctcatcttttgagaaTATTCTTGCCATACCAAAATCTGAAATCTTTGGTTTCATCTCACCATCTAACAGAATGTTGCTAGCTTTTATATCTCTATGAATTATTGTTAATCTCGAATATTCTTGTAGATAAAGTAGTCCCTGAGTAACACCCTCAATAATAGCTACACGCTTGCTCCAATCCAGAAGAAGCCGCCTGATAGGGTCTGATATAGAAGCAATTCATGGATCAAAATACTGGTTAATTGTCTTGTCCATAATTTATCCTTTGATCATAGATCATATATGTGAGCATCTACTATAACATCAAAACTTCAAACAATATGTTACATATTCACTCATTTAGTGTTTAGACAAGTGAAGATTACTGACCAAATAGATAGTAGTCAAGGCTTTTGTTTGGCATGTACTCATACACCAGCATCTGTTCTTCTCTATCAATGTAGAATCCCAACAACTGAACAAGATTCACATGCTGTAGTCTTGCAGTGAGTGTTACCTCATTCTTGAATTCTTCAAACCCTTGTGTTGAAGTCTTTGATAACTTCTTCACTGCTATTTCCCTGCCATCTGGTAATATTCCCTGTAGAAATCAAATAGGCACTGTACTTAATATCAGTAATTAGATATCATTATCTTAGGATTAATGTGCTGTAGTTAGATTCTGTACCTTGTAAACAGGACCATAGCCACCCTGACCAAGCTTGTTTTCAATCGAAAATCTATCAGTGGCTAACTCAATATCACATAAGCTAAAGACTTGCACATCAGGAACACAATCAGGAAAATGTCCTGCATCTCTAGCCGCAATTATGATTCCTAagtaacaaatgaataaacaaaatTCAGTGTCTTAGTTTCAACCAAGAGCACCACCAATGTTGAGTAATCTCAGGTCAACAAGAACTTACCCTTTGGTTTTACTAGTCTCCTTCTTATGTAGTAAATTATGAAACCCAACAGAATAATACATACAACACTTGTCAAAGTGATCACCACCGGTAACCGCCAATTATGGTGTTCTCCGCCGCCAACCACCTGTTGAGCTGAGAAAAAATAATATCCATAATAATAAGTAACGAGGAATACTAGAAGGTCATCGGAATTTATTGTTTTAGGCCGTTAAGTTAGTTAGATATATTGTTACTCGATTAAAGGAATTAGGTTGATGGCTAAAAATGACGGTAAAAAACAGTAAATTTTGATCATGGAATAGCATTTCTCACAAGTAATTATGCAGAAAAAAGAAAGGGatcaaattagttattaattttcagTGTTGGTTTCTTTACCTGCAGCACTAGAAAGTTGCCATTTGTCATCATCATAGGGAACTTGCCATACAACATAACCACCTAGTTTCTTTTCTTTAGCATAAGACACCTTGGTTTTAACAGCATCGGCATCATCAAATCCTATCCAATTTGACccaattgaaaaataattgacCACGTAAGTAGCATTATACAACACAGTTGCTTCATATCTTTGAACATAATCCTTGATTTCCTTGTAGGTCATGTCTCCTCCTTTTGTGATTGCTGGACCTGTTGCTGCTGCACCTATTCCATTCTCCCTTTGGTTCCTAAGCTTCCATGCATATCCATAGAATGGTAACGACAAAACCAACTTACTAGCAGATACCCCACTATCTATCCATCGCTTGATTCCGGTGTCTGTGTTGACATCACTAGAAGGATCATACAAGGCTGAATGAGCTCCAGTAAAATTTGTTGATTGAGGTGTGTAGTAATCATAATCCAAAACATTTACCCAATTCAAGTTATCACTAATAGACTCCACAGGGTAAGAACCAAAATCAGAACCTGGTTGATATGGAACAGCCGCAGTTAAAATAAGTTCTTGATTATTATTGTTGGTGGAGTTTATTGCCTCAGATTTTGCAGCTTCTCTCCACTCTTGAAAGAGCAGTCCCATGTTTTTCAAGTCATTGGTAGTGTTAGCAGAAACCCATGAAAGATCAAGGCCTTGGAAGCCATAGGTTCTAGCGAGTGTTATTGAAGAGTGAATGAATGATTTTCTTGAAGAAGCATTGCTTACCATGGAAGATAAGACAGTGTAGTCAGCAGTACCACCACCGATGGAAAGAAGTGTAGAGAGAGATGGATTGGTGTGCTTGAGAGTGGCTGTGAAAGAAGGAAATGATGCTGCAGCATCGGAAGGGATGGAAAGTTCATAGGTTGAAGCGTTGACATCAGCAAAAGCGCATAGGAGGTGAGTGTAGAGAGAAGTTTCTATGTTAGAAACGGGAAATTCAGAACCGTAAAACCAGTAACCAGCTTTTATCCAACAGTGTGCTTGGTAGAAGAGAATCTGGAAGTGGAAgatgagaaagaggaagaggaagatggGAGTTTTTGTGGTACAAGAACACCGCAGCATTTTGACTTAATTATCGTTGGTACTAAGAGAACAGAGAATAGAGATGAGAAATAAAGGTATATGCATGGTTATTAGTTATtacttcatttttattattattattattaccttttaattttttgttattcaagGATAAtcgttttttaatttcaatatggAGGCAAAGGTTGGGTTGGACATGGTTATGGAGAAGAGAGGTGCTTGACCTGTGTGTGGTATCAGAACACCACAAATCGGACCATGCGAGTTCTTCATAATTTGTCGGACGGTCCGAGTTGTAGCTAAAAATACGGATTCATACAAAAATtcgtatatatatacaaaacgcACAATCCGATTTGCATGCTGTGAAATTCAAATTTTCGCCCCTtccaaatcggaccctccgatttattAAGCAATTTTTGCTAACACAGAACTCGCAGGGTCTGAGTTCTAACTGTCCCACAATTTTGTCTAACACGCCCTATTTCCATATCCAGACACATCACATTCATGGGTTTCATAACGAAAAAATTGAGCCGAGGATAATTGGCGGTGTGGGAATGTTGAATTTATTTGATCTGattttattgttaattatttCTTTGGAATAAACCAAAAAGGATTCAAATGTGACAACAATACA
This window contains:
- the LOC112723393 gene encoding uncharacterized protein — encoded protein: MLRCSCTTKTPIFLFLFLIFHFQILFYQAHCWIKAGYWFYGSEFPVSNIETSLYTHLLCAFADVNASTYELSIPSDAAASFPSFTATLKHTNPSLSTLLSIGGGTADYTVLSSMVSNASSRKSFIHSSITLARTYGFQGLDLSWVSANTTNDLKNMGLLFQEWREAAKSEAINSTNNNNQELILTAAVPYQPGSDFGSYPVESISDNLNWVNVLDYDYYTPQSTNFTGAHSALYDPSSDVNTDTGIKRWIDSGVSASKLVLSLPFYGYAWKLRNQRENGIGAAATGPAITKGGDMTYKEIKDYVQRYEATVLYNATYVVNYFSIGSNWIGFDDADAVKTKVSYAKEKKLGGYVVWQVPYDDDKWQLSSAAAQQVVGGGEHHNWRLPVVITLTSVVCIILLGFIIYYIRRRLVKPKGIIIAARDAGHFPDCVPDVQVFSLCDIELATDRFSIENKLGQGGYGPVYKGILPDGREIAVKKLSKTSTQGFEEFKNEVTLTARLQHVNLVQLLGFYIDREEQMLVYEYMPNKSLDYYLFDPIRRLLLDWSKRVAIIEGVTQGLLYLQEYSRLTIIHRDIKASNILLDGEMKPKISDFGMARIFSKDEQEANTAKIVGTYGYVSPEYLKKGLYSVKSDVYSFGVLLLQIIGGKVTRYYGEHENLTLMEYAYELWKEGRGMEFADPFLDDTASGCKILRCIQIGLLCVQEDANDRPSVLEISSMLRSETVLATPKKPAFSREKDMQEHGEFVMKQEHYSVNEATMSQIVAR